One window from the genome of Corynebacterium sp. SCR221107 encodes:
- a CDS encoding ABC transporter substrate-binding protein produces the protein MSQFTRRNFLALMGLSGASVTLAACAGTSSTTADSGTTSDSPSGTTTLTWWSNHPGKSKDVELELIKRFEAENPDVKINLVDGGKNYEELAQKFNAALTGTDLPDIVVLSDVWWFNFALNKQIAPVNELAEKAGIDTSSYVTSLYEDYHLGDSYYAMPFARSTPLFYYNKDEWSKAGLPDRGPETWAEMDEWGKKIQANLDGNKKAHAWGNATDYLAWTFEGPMWTLGGAYSNEWDLKFNDPATIKAVEWLKSTAGDNGYAVVSNNIAQDFAAGIAASAICSTGDLSGILQDATFEVGTAALPNPLGTGGCPTGGAGLAIPASISEERKLAAVKFIDFITNTTNTGYWSREVGYMPVRSNPSEDTEQKKFLEENPNYQTAIDQLPHTRSQDYARVFIPGADTRIGGAFEKILIQGADVTETMNELQKDVQAIYDVQIKPNL, from the coding sequence ATGTCTCAGTTCACCCGTCGTAACTTCCTCGCCCTCATGGGCCTGTCCGGTGCCTCCGTCACCCTCGCAGCATGCGCGGGCACCTCCTCCACCACCGCTGATTCCGGCACCACCTCCGATTCCCCCAGCGGCACCACCACTTTGACCTGGTGGTCCAATCATCCGGGTAAATCCAAGGACGTCGAGCTGGAGCTCATCAAGCGCTTCGAAGCAGAAAACCCAGACGTGAAGATTAACTTGGTTGACGGTGGAAAGAACTACGAAGAGCTTGCCCAGAAGTTCAATGCTGCGCTCACCGGAACCGATCTGCCGGATATCGTGGTGCTTTCTGATGTATGGTGGTTCAACTTCGCGCTGAACAAGCAAATTGCCCCCGTCAATGAGCTCGCGGAGAAGGCCGGGATCGACACTTCAAGCTATGTCACCTCCCTGTATGAGGACTACCACCTCGGGGATAGCTACTACGCCATGCCTTTCGCACGCTCTACCCCGCTGTTCTACTACAACAAAGACGAGTGGTCCAAGGCAGGGCTGCCTGACCGTGGCCCGGAGACGTGGGCCGAGATGGACGAGTGGGGCAAGAAGATTCAGGCCAACCTCGATGGCAACAAGAAGGCGCACGCTTGGGGCAATGCCACCGACTACCTCGCCTGGACCTTCGAAGGACCAATGTGGACCCTCGGTGGCGCTTACTCCAACGAATGGGATCTGAAGTTCAACGACCCAGCCACCATCAAGGCTGTCGAATGGCTTAAGTCGACCGCAGGCGACAATGGATACGCTGTAGTCTCCAACAACATCGCCCAGGACTTCGCCGCTGGAATTGCTGCCTCTGCAATCTGTTCTACCGGCGACTTGAGTGGCATCTTGCAGGATGCCACCTTCGAGGTCGGAACCGCTGCCCTGCCGAACCCACTCGGCACCGGCGGATGCCCCACCGGCGGCGCGGGTCTTGCCATCCCGGCAAGCATCAGCGAAGAGCGCAAGCTGGCAGCGGTGAAGTTCATCGATTTCATCACCAACACCACGAACACCGGCTATTGGTCACGGGAGGTCGGTTACATGCCGGTACGTTCAAACCCCTCTGAGGACACGGAACAGAAGAAGTTCCTCGAGGAGAACCCGAACTACCAGACCGCAATCGACCAGCTTCCGCACACCCGTTCGCAAGACTACGCTCGCGTGTTCATCCCCGGCGCGGACACGCGCATCGGCGGTGCCTTCGAAAAAATTCTCATTCAGGGTGCCGATGTCACCGAGACCATGAATGAGCTGCAAAAGGATGTCCAGGCTATCTACGACGTCCAGATCAAGCCAAACCTCTAA
- a CDS encoding carbohydrate ABC transporter permease, with amino-acid sequence MIILKKVAGYVAMFLALIMVGLPLLWIVLTSLKMRQEIYTQPVTWWPSAFEFDNYSVAMNDVPFWTYLRNSIIITATLCIIKVILGVLSAYALAILRFPGRNLVFIIVISALMVPSEITVISNYALVNALGWRNTFQGIIVPLAGVAFGTFLMRNHFLSLPVEIIEAARVDGAGPIKTLTRVLLPISLPTLSAFAVITMVNEWNQYLWPFIMSDTEKVATLPIGLTMLQNNDGVTNWGPVMAATILTIVPVLIIFLALQKYMIKGLTTGAVKG; translated from the coding sequence ATGATCATCCTCAAGAAAGTCGCTGGCTACGTGGCGATGTTCCTCGCCCTCATCATGGTCGGGCTCCCACTGTTGTGGATTGTCTTGACCAGCCTGAAGATGCGCCAAGAAATCTACACTCAACCGGTGACATGGTGGCCGTCGGCCTTCGAGTTCGACAACTACTCGGTGGCCATGAACGACGTTCCTTTCTGGACCTATCTGCGGAACTCGATCATCATCACGGCCACCCTGTGCATCATCAAGGTCATCCTCGGGGTGCTTTCAGCCTATGCGCTCGCTATCTTGCGCTTTCCAGGCCGGAACCTAGTATTTATCATCGTGATCTCGGCGCTCATGGTGCCCAGCGAGATCACGGTTATCTCCAACTATGCGCTGGTCAATGCCCTGGGGTGGCGAAACACCTTCCAAGGCATCATCGTGCCTTTGGCGGGAGTCGCTTTCGGGACATTCCTCATGCGCAATCACTTCCTCTCACTTCCCGTGGAGATCATCGAGGCTGCGCGGGTAGACGGTGCTGGGCCTATCAAGACACTGACCCGGGTCCTGCTTCCGATTTCCCTTCCCACGCTTTCGGCCTTCGCTGTCATCACCATGGTCAACGAGTGGAACCAATATCTGTGGCCGTTCATCATGTCGGACACAGAAAAGGTCGCCACTTTGCCGATCGGTCTCACCATGTTGCAAAACAACGACGGTGTGACCAACTGGGGTCCGGTAATGGCCGCCACCATCTTGACTATCGTGCCTGTGCTCATCATCTTCCTCGCTCTACAGAAGTACATGATCAAGGGCCTGACTACCGGCGCTGTCAAAGGCTAG
- a CDS encoding carbohydrate ABC transporter permease: MEWLLAALFLLPNLVLLAVFTYRPLIDNIRLSFFEWNISSPTSTFIGLDNYREWIHRPDTLVVLGNTLFFTFFAVIGSMVLGLALALLLDQKLKGRNFVRSAVFAPFAISGAAVGIAFQFIFDPSFGLVQDLIARIGVESPNFYQVPFWAMVMVTFTFVWKNLGYTFVIYLAALQGLSKDLDEAACIDGAKWWTKFTKVTMPQLRPTTFFLSITVLLNSVQVFDIINVMTRGGPQGNGTQTLVFQVYFETFHNFRAGYGATVATVLFLILLVITLIQVRIMDKGHR, from the coding sequence ATGGAGTGGTTGCTCGCAGCCCTGTTCCTGCTGCCCAACCTCGTCCTGCTTGCGGTGTTTACCTACCGACCGCTGATCGATAACATCCGTCTGAGCTTCTTTGAGTGGAATATCTCCAGCCCGACCTCTACCTTTATCGGTCTAGATAACTACCGTGAGTGGATTCATCGCCCCGACACGCTCGTCGTGTTGGGCAATACCCTCTTCTTCACGTTCTTCGCCGTTATTGGCTCCATGGTGTTGGGGTTGGCCCTCGCACTCCTACTCGACCAGAAGCTCAAGGGCAGAAATTTTGTCCGCTCTGCGGTCTTCGCCCCCTTCGCGATTTCTGGAGCGGCGGTGGGCATCGCGTTCCAGTTCATCTTCGACCCAAGTTTTGGACTGGTCCAAGACTTGATTGCGCGCATCGGCGTCGAATCGCCCAACTTCTATCAGGTCCCGTTCTGGGCCATGGTGATGGTGACGTTCACCTTCGTGTGGAAGAACCTGGGTTATACCTTCGTCATCTATCTCGCCGCGTTGCAAGGCCTCAGTAAGGATCTCGACGAAGCTGCCTGCATCGACGGGGCTAAGTGGTGGACAAAGTTCACGAAGGTGACCATGCCACAGCTGCGCCCTACCACCTTCTTTCTTTCCATCACCGTCCTCCTCAATTCCGTTCAGGTCTTCGACATCATCAACGTGATGACCCGCGGAGGCCCGCAAGGTAATGGAACCCAGACTCTCGTCTTTCAGGTCTACTTCGAAACCTTCCACAACTTCCGTGCCGGATATGGCGCCACGGTAGCCACCGTGTTGTTTCTCATCCTGCTGGTCATCACGTTGATTCAGGTTCGCATCATGGATAAGGGGCATCGATGA
- a CDS encoding peptidylprolyl isomerase, whose translation MSFKTATAIMHTNRGDITIELFGNHAPKTVENFVTLADGTADYSTKNAQGTDEGPFYDGAIFHRVIDGFMIQGGDPTGTGTGGPGYRFADEFHPELRFDRAYLLAMANAGPGTNGSQFFITVVPTPHLNNHHTIFGEVTDPASQKVVDAIATTATDRFDRPVEPVVIESIEITE comes from the coding sequence ATGAGTTTCAAGACTGCAACCGCAATCATGCACACGAACCGCGGCGATATCACGATCGAGCTCTTCGGCAACCACGCTCCGAAGACCGTCGAAAACTTCGTCACCCTGGCAGATGGCACCGCTGACTACAGCACCAAGAACGCTCAGGGCACCGATGAGGGTCCGTTCTACGACGGCGCCATCTTCCACCGCGTCATCGATGGCTTCATGATCCAGGGCGGCGACCCGACCGGCACCGGTACCGGCGGCCCAGGCTACCGCTTCGCCGACGAGTTCCACCCGGAGCTGCGCTTCGACCGTGCCTACCTGCTGGCCATGGCTAATGCCGGCCCCGGCACCAACGGTTCCCAGTTCTTCATCACCGTTGTTCCTACCCCGCACCTGAACAACCACCACACCATCTTCGGCGAGGTCACCGACCCGGCCTCCCAGAAGGTCGTCGACGCCATCGCCACCACCGCCACCGATCGCTTCGATCGCCCGGTGGAGCCGGTTGTCATCGAGTCCATCGAGATCACCGAATAG
- a CDS encoding rhomboid family intramembrane serine protease, with translation MNLIFGGSALLVVGRQLEGHMGSERFLVAYLVAACGSAMAVALFEPHAVTGGPEAVVLGLSAILVIIALRARMRFRFTGLLVLLILGYFAAVFTASTSFVSFVGGCVACCLLAWPLLAWRRTARQSFVGVFLTVVGFATWLSPSLVAH, from the coding sequence TTGAACTTGATCTTCGGCGGGAGCGCCTTGTTGGTGGTGGGCCGTCAGCTCGAAGGGCACATGGGATCAGAGCGTTTCCTCGTGGCCTACCTCGTGGCAGCCTGCGGTTCGGCGATGGCGGTTGCGCTTTTCGAACCCCATGCGGTCACCGGCGGCCCAGAGGCGGTGGTGCTGGGATTGTCGGCGATCCTGGTTATCATCGCGCTGCGCGCCCGTATGCGGTTTCGGTTCACGGGCCTGTTGGTGCTGCTTATTCTGGGTTACTTCGCGGCAGTATTTACCGCCAGCACCTCTTTTGTCAGTTTTGTTGGTGGATGCGTCGCGTGCTGCTTGCTGGCGTGGCCGCTTCTTGCTTGGCGACGCACCGCGCGCCAAAGCTTCGTCGGGGTGTTCTTGACGGTGGTGGGGTTTGCCACGTGGCTTAGCCCAAGCCTCGTTGCCCACTGA
- a CDS encoding rhomboid family intramembrane serine protease, whose product MAILIATLVVFVVTAIQSRSIGDNLVFSSLGDSWILFPPEMHTPLSLLRAVGAMFVHIGPTHLLLNGIMIFFLGREIERALGTARFVMAYFISGVGASLMVMLVDPISRTAGASGAVYGLMAVILGLALRNRTDIRAPLTLILVNLGYSIIATNVSLWGHVGGLAAGTILAWPLIAWKPAARNGFALVMFAAEWAAIWLVGQQLYAPALGL is encoded by the coding sequence TTGGCGATCCTTATTGCAACGCTTGTGGTTTTCGTGGTGACCGCCATCCAGTCGCGTTCGATCGGGGACAACCTTGTCTTTTCCTCGTTAGGGGATAGCTGGATCCTATTCCCGCCGGAGATGCACACCCCGCTGAGCCTGTTGCGGGCAGTGGGGGCGATGTTTGTTCACATCGGCCCCACCCACCTGCTGCTCAATGGCATCATGATCTTCTTCCTTGGACGAGAGATCGAGCGGGCGTTAGGCACCGCCCGGTTCGTCATGGCCTATTTCATCTCCGGCGTGGGTGCGTCGCTCATGGTGATGCTCGTCGACCCGATCTCGCGCACCGCCGGCGCCTCCGGGGCTGTGTATGGGCTGATGGCCGTCATTTTGGGGCTGGCCCTGCGTAACCGCACCGACATTCGCGCTCCCTTAACCCTGATCCTGGTGAACTTGGGGTATTCGATTATCGCCACGAATGTCTCCTTGTGGGGACACGTAGGCGGGCTGGCTGCCGGAACCATTCTTGCCTGGCCGCTGATCGCGTGGAAGCCGGCCGCGCGCAATGGATTCGCACTTGTCATGTTCGCCGCCGAATGGGCGGCGATCTGGTTGGTGGGGCAGCAGCTTTACGCACCCGCGCTTGGGTTGTAG
- a CDS encoding HAD family hydrolase: MANFLFDLYGVLIKHRTDSDRRGVERRLGIDAEHHQAFWDAYHDLRDPLDRGTVSDKQWWEDVARASGTSFDIADAIKTETDTLLFAHEDAVAAARDLIKEGHRVGVLSNIPHVLANGLVNEHPWFDEFYSVTFSCDIHAIKPEPEAFHKALAALGTEPADTIFFDDTAVNVHAARELGMTGVLYRTVADIHGVS, encoded by the coding sequence ATGGCCAACTTTCTTTTTGATCTCTACGGCGTCCTCATCAAGCACCGCACCGATTCCGATCGCCGGGGCGTGGAACGTCGCCTTGGCATCGACGCCGAGCACCACCAGGCGTTTTGGGATGCCTATCATGATCTGCGGGACCCGCTGGATCGTGGCACGGTCAGCGATAAGCAGTGGTGGGAGGATGTTGCTCGGGCCTCCGGCACCAGCTTTGATATCGCCGATGCCATCAAAACAGAGACCGACACCTTGCTGTTTGCGCACGAGGATGCCGTCGCCGCCGCCCGCGACCTCATCAAGGAAGGCCACCGCGTAGGCGTGTTGTCGAATATTCCGCATGTACTGGCCAACGGTCTTGTAAACGAGCACCCCTGGTTCGACGAGTTTTACTCCGTGACTTTCTCCTGCGATATCCACGCGATTAAGCCGGAGCCGGAGGCATTCCACAAGGCACTTGCCGCACTGGGCACTGAGCCTGCTGACACCATTTTCTTCGACGACACCGCGGTCAACGTCCATGCCGCCCGTGAGCTGGGCATGACCGGCGTCCTCTACCGCACGGTCGCAGACATCCACGGGGTGTCCTAA
- the crgA gene encoding cell division protein CrgA gives MPKSKIQASSVPYSSGASNRTPVKINTSGTPLWYKILMFGLMLIGLLWLIVNYLAGPDIPLMRDLGPWNYGVGFGAFILGLLMTMGWR, from the coding sequence ATGCCAAAGTCAAAGATTCAGGCCAGCTCGGTGCCGTATTCCTCCGGCGCTAGCAACCGTACGCCGGTCAAGATTAATACCAGTGGTACCCCGTTGTGGTACAAGATCCTCATGTTCGGCCTGATGCTGATCGGCCTTTTGTGGCTGATTGTCAACTACCTCGCCGGCCCCGATATCCCGCTGATGCGTGACCTCGGCCCGTGGAATTATGGTGTTGGCTTCGGTGCCTTCATCCTTGGTCTTCTCATGACGATGGGCTGGCGTTAG
- the pknB gene encoding Stk1 family PASTA domain-containing Ser/Thr kinase, producing the protein MSDLIANRYELGEVIGSGGMSEVYLAKDTLIGREVAVKMLRPDLARDINFRERFRREAINSGQLNHPAIVATYDTGEMDRDGIGTPYIVMELVRGRTLRDIIREDGRFTPTEAARTLVPVCEALQTSHDAGIIHRDIKPANIMITNTGAVKIMDFGIARAIGDATSAMTQTSAVIGTAQYLSPEQARGKNADARSDVYALGCVLYEMVTGQPPFQGDTPFSVAYQHVQEDPQAPSELIGDLSPTAALNVDAVILTALAKHPGDRYQSATELADDLRRLERGAVTEAARHHVKPIDDANDAAGTALPTAVVAAPTEIVPAAPDVVPDAAPTTIAPAQAPAQAAPQQSQEPPASYQAAPAVVPAASQRMPEEKKSRKGLRAGIATLAVLLLAGGGYIAYDYLSTNGVITINGDKQMVTVPALENVDQAEALTTLQGLGLQVSVSEEANPNIARGKTIRTNPAAGSSVQSGTTITLFVSSGKEVTEVPDVRGLNTADAGKALEAAGLLLDSTVREAASEDVAEGSVMEQSPAAGSQVSKGTKVTITVSTGPEDQRIPVVTGMKWEQAAGNLTALGFEPIVQYVDSLEAEGTVLSVAGEGTNAPAGSQVQVQVSNGALITVPNLARMNANDALAALRAAGWTGSNAQLVTGEPVKTAALQDVGLIAAQDPVSGGTIRKDGNVTVRIYEFDLLAINPAN; encoded by the coding sequence GTGAGCGATCTCATCGCCAACCGCTATGAATTAGGCGAGGTCATCGGCTCCGGCGGCATGTCGGAGGTGTACCTGGCCAAGGACACCCTCATCGGCCGTGAGGTCGCTGTGAAGATGTTGCGCCCGGACTTGGCGCGCGACATTAATTTCCGCGAGCGTTTCCGTCGGGAAGCAATCAATTCCGGGCAGCTCAACCACCCGGCTATCGTTGCCACCTATGACACCGGCGAGATGGATCGCGACGGGATTGGCACCCCCTATATCGTCATGGAACTGGTGCGCGGGCGCACGCTGCGCGACATCATCCGCGAGGACGGTCGGTTTACGCCGACGGAGGCTGCCCGCACCCTCGTCCCGGTGTGCGAGGCCTTGCAGACCAGCCACGACGCGGGCATCATCCACCGCGATATCAAGCCGGCGAACATCATGATCACCAACACCGGCGCGGTCAAGATCATGGACTTCGGCATCGCGCGCGCGATCGGCGATGCCACCTCCGCGATGACGCAGACCTCTGCCGTTATCGGTACCGCCCAGTACCTGTCCCCGGAGCAGGCTCGGGGTAAGAACGCGGACGCGCGCTCGGATGTGTACGCCTTGGGGTGCGTGCTGTATGAGATGGTCACTGGCCAGCCGCCGTTCCAGGGCGATACCCCCTTTTCCGTGGCTTACCAGCACGTTCAGGAGGATCCGCAGGCCCCAAGCGAGCTGATCGGCGACCTGTCGCCCACGGCGGCTCTCAACGTGGACGCGGTGATTTTGACTGCGCTTGCCAAGCATCCCGGCGACCGCTACCAATCGGCTACCGAGCTTGCCGACGACCTGCGTCGCCTTGAGCGTGGCGCCGTTACCGAGGCCGCTCGTCACCACGTCAAGCCGATTGATGATGCGAATGACGCAGCGGGCACGGCCTTGCCAACCGCCGTCGTGGCCGCACCCACCGAGATCGTCCCGGCCGCCCCCGACGTGGTCCCCGACGCCGCGCCGACTACCATCGCACCGGCGCAGGCTCCGGCCCAAGCAGCACCCCAGCAATCGCAAGAACCACCGGCAAGCTACCAGGCTGCCCCGGCGGTTGTCCCCGCTGCGAGCCAACGCATGCCGGAGGAAAAGAAGTCGCGGAAGGGACTGCGCGCTGGCATCGCTACCCTCGCGGTGCTGCTTTTGGCCGGTGGCGGATACATCGCCTATGACTATCTCTCCACCAACGGTGTGATCACCATCAATGGCGACAAGCAGATGGTTACCGTTCCCGCCTTGGAAAACGTCGATCAGGCGGAGGCGCTGACCACCCTGCAGGGGCTAGGTCTTCAGGTGAGCGTATCGGAGGAGGCAAACCCGAACATTGCTCGGGGCAAGACAATTCGCACGAACCCGGCTGCCGGTTCCTCGGTCCAGTCCGGCACCACGATCACCTTGTTTGTGTCTTCCGGCAAGGAGGTCACGGAGGTTCCCGATGTCCGGGGGCTTAATACCGCCGACGCCGGCAAGGCGCTGGAGGCCGCCGGTTTGCTGCTCGATTCGACGGTGCGCGAGGCCGCCTCCGAGGACGTTGCCGAAGGCTCCGTGATGGAGCAGTCCCCGGCGGCAGGCTCTCAGGTCTCGAAGGGCACGAAGGTGACGATCACCGTGTCCACCGGCCCGGAGGATCAGCGTATCCCGGTGGTCACTGGCATGAAGTGGGAGCAGGCCGCAGGCAACCTCACCGCATTGGGCTTCGAGCCGATCGTGCAGTATGTCGACAGCCTCGAGGCCGAGGGCACCGTATTGTCGGTGGCCGGCGAGGGCACGAATGCCCCAGCCGGTTCCCAGGTTCAGGTTCAGGTGTCCAATGGTGCGCTGATTACCGTGCCGAACTTGGCGCGCATGAATGCCAATGATGCACTCGCGGCGCTGCGTGCTGCGGGGTGGACCGGTTCGAATGCGCAGCTGGTGACGGGCGAGCCGGTCAAGACGGCTGCTCTGCAGGATGTGGGCCTGATTGCCGCTCAGGATCCTGTAAGTGGCGGCACCATCCGCAAGGATGGAAACGTCACGGTTCGCATTTATGAGTTCGACCTCTTGGCTATCAACCCCGCCAATTAG
- a CDS encoding serine/threonine-protein kinase, whose amino-acid sequence MTSISDSQQELQELIGDDYRLQWIVGHGGMSTVWLADDIAHQREVAIKVLRPEFSDNNEFLSRFRNEALASEKINSDNVVATFDYREVEHNGRTLCFIVMEFVRGESLADMLVRKGSLPEELALDVLEQAAHGLSVIHRMGLVHRDIKPGNLLITQNGQVKITDFGIAKAAAAVPLTRTGMVVGTAQYVSPEQAQGMEVTASSDVYSLGVVGYEMLAGTRPFSGDSSVSVAIAHINQAPPALPTTISAPARELIGITLRKDPDARYADGNELALAVSAARLGQRPPQPKSAGLNRIAPTPSPTASTEALGQVAQPTTVIPATGSSPAQSQAQQARARAQQAQQAQQAQQAQRTQQAQSAQEKKGSGVAAGILTAIALAALLGGGLYAYSTGLFGGKDEPAVTTPPETVTQTVIQPPTTTAQQAPVAPTRNQEIPTPTPRTTTHTTPQEQPSPLLPSATVDDNPNVASTVVLPDSTNSNNSTNTNDTNTDNGIVLPSIPGLEDLGFNNHNDANTGATQ is encoded by the coding sequence ATGACTTCTATTAGCGATTCCCAGCAGGAGCTCCAAGAGCTCATCGGCGACGACTACCGCTTGCAGTGGATCGTCGGCCACGGTGGCATGTCCACGGTGTGGCTGGCCGACGACATCGCCCACCAGCGCGAGGTCGCCATCAAGGTGCTGCGCCCCGAATTCTCCGACAATAACGAGTTCCTCTCGCGCTTCCGCAACGAGGCTCTTGCCAGCGAGAAGATCAACTCCGACAACGTGGTGGCCACCTTCGACTACCGGGAGGTGGAGCACAACGGGCGCACCTTGTGCTTTATCGTCATGGAGTTCGTCCGCGGCGAGTCCTTGGCGGACATGCTCGTGCGAAAGGGGTCTTTGCCGGAGGAGCTCGCCCTCGATGTGCTTGAGCAGGCCGCCCACGGGCTCAGCGTGATCCACCGCATGGGTCTTGTCCACCGCGACATCAAGCCGGGCAACCTGCTTATCACCCAAAACGGTCAGGTCAAGATCACCGACTTCGGCATCGCCAAGGCTGCGGCCGCGGTGCCGCTCACCCGCACCGGTATGGTGGTGGGCACCGCCCAGTATGTTTCCCCGGAGCAGGCCCAGGGCATGGAAGTCACCGCTTCTTCTGACGTGTATTCCCTCGGCGTCGTCGGCTATGAGATGCTCGCGGGCACCCGCCCATTTAGCGGCGACAGCTCGGTGTCCGTGGCAATTGCCCACATCAACCAGGCACCGCCTGCCTTGCCGACGACGATCAGCGCCCCGGCGCGGGAGCTTATCGGCATCACGCTGCGCAAGGATCCCGACGCCCGCTATGCCGACGGCAACGAGCTTGCCCTGGCCGTTTCCGCCGCGCGCCTCGGCCAGCGCCCACCCCAGCCAAAGTCGGCGGGGCTTAACCGCATCGCGCCTACCCCAAGCCCGACCGCATCCACGGAGGCGCTTGGCCAGGTGGCCCAGCCGACAACGGTCATCCCGGCCACCGGCTCGTCCCCGGCGCAGTCCCAGGCACAGCAGGCGCGCGCCCGCGCCCAGCAGGCACAGCAAGCTCAACAGGCCCAGCAAGCACAGCGCACCCAGCAAGCACAGTCGGCCCAAGAGAAGAAGGGTTCGGGTGTGGCCGCGGGAATCCTCACCGCCATTGCCTTAGCGGCGCTTCTCGGTGGCGGCCTTTATGCCTACAGCACCGGGCTTTTCGGCGGCAAGGACGAGCCTGCGGTTACTACTCCCCCGGAGACGGTGACCCAGACTGTGATTCAGCCGCCCACGACGACCGCGCAGCAAGCGCCAGTGGCGCCGACCCGCAACCAGGAAATTCCCACCCCGACCCCGCGAACTACTACTCACACCACCCCGCAGGAGCAGCCGTCACCGTTGCTGCCCTCGGCGACCGTTGATGACAATCCAAACGTTGCAAGCACCGTGGTGTTGCCGGATTCGACGAATTCCAATAATTCCACGAACACCAACGACACGAATACGGATAACGGCATTGTGCTGCCTAGCATCCCGGGTTTGGAAGATCTCGGCTTTAACAACCACAACGACGCGAATACAGGAGCAACCCAGTGA
- a CDS encoding penicillin-binding transpeptidase domain-containing protein: MNRSIRFAAVFGLILTVVLLVNLTVIQGFSQEKYADNPLNRRNFIEQKLSPRGQISAGGQILAESVQDENGYYQRNYVANPIAYGPIEGYSSDIYGNSGLESSYNSVLNGTQKTTKQWWQELVGQKETVGNLELTLLPAAQEEAYNQLANSGYEGAVVAIRPSTGEILAMASTPSYDPSLISDPDTAEDAWAQLNADEGNPLLNHATQETLPPGSTFKVITTVAGLNSGYGPDSTLTGAPQITLPDSTTTLENYGGHTCAGSSTVTLRTAFQYSCNTAFVEMAIGSGIDALKDASAAFGVGETYDLGIPMAQGTIGEINYDAELGQSAIGQRDVAMSVLENAVIAATVANGGTRMEPHVVSKVVGDDLSVLSETEPKELNQAITPEMAATITDLMRASEQHTAGYTGADIASKTGTAEHGEDSRNSNPHAWYIAFGPSENADVAVAVVVKNGGDRGQAATGGSVAAPIGRAVIAAVQRAQG; this comes from the coding sequence ATGAATAGATCCATTCGATTCGCGGCCGTCTTCGGGCTGATCCTCACGGTTGTTTTGTTGGTTAACCTCACCGTCATTCAGGGATTTAGCCAAGAAAAGTACGCCGACAACCCGCTCAACCGCCGCAATTTCATCGAGCAAAAGCTCAGCCCCCGTGGCCAGATCTCGGCCGGCGGCCAGATCCTGGCCGAGTCGGTGCAAGATGAAAACGGCTACTACCAGCGCAACTATGTAGCTAATCCCATCGCCTACGGTCCGATCGAGGGTTATTCCTCCGATATTTATGGAAACTCCGGGCTGGAGTCGAGCTATAACTCGGTGCTTAATGGCACGCAGAAGACCACCAAGCAGTGGTGGCAGGAGCTCGTCGGCCAGAAGGAGACGGTGGGCAACCTGGAGCTCACGCTCCTTCCGGCGGCCCAGGAAGAGGCCTACAACCAACTGGCCAATTCCGGGTACGAGGGCGCGGTCGTGGCAATTCGCCCGTCCACCGGCGAGATCCTGGCTATGGCTTCCACGCCGAGCTACGATCCTTCGCTGATTTCTGACCCGGACACCGCCGAGGACGCGTGGGCACAACTCAACGCCGATGAAGGCAATCCGCTGCTCAACCACGCAACGCAGGAGACCCTGCCACCGGGCTCGACGTTTAAGGTGATCACCACTGTCGCTGGTTTGAACTCCGGCTACGGCCCGGATTCCACGCTCACCGGCGCCCCGCAGATTACCCTGCCGGATTCCACCACCACCCTGGAGAACTACGGCGGCCACACCTGTGCTGGATCGAGCACGGTCACGCTGCGCACGGCTTTCCAGTACTCGTGCAACACTGCCTTCGTAGAGATGGCCATCGGCTCGGGCATCGACGCGCTCAAGGATGCCTCCGCCGCCTTCGGCGTGGGCGAAACCTACGATCTGGGTATTCCGATGGCTCAGGGCACCATCGGTGAGATCAACTACGACGCGGAGCTGGGTCAGTCGGCCATCGGCCAGCGTGACGTGGCGATGAGCGTGTTGGAAAATGCCGTCATCGCAGCAACCGTCGCCAACGGTGGCACCCGAATGGAACCGCATGTGGTCTCGAAGGTGGTCGGCGATGATCTTTCGGTTTTGTCTGAGACCGAGCCGAAGGAGCTCAATCAGGCAATCACCCCGGAGATGGCCGCCACCATCACAGATCTCATGCGCGCATCCGAGCAGCATACAGCTGGCTACACCGGGGCGGATATCGCTTCCAAGACCGGTACCGCCGAGCACGGCGAGGACTCCCGCAATTCCAACCCGCACGCCTGGTACATCGCCTTCGGCCCCTCGGAGAACGCCGATGTGGCGGTCGCGGTCGTCGTCAAGAACGGCGGTGACCGTGGGCAGGCCGCAACCGGCGGTTCGGTCGCAGCCCCCATCGGGCGCGCGGTTATCGCAGCAGTGCAGAGAGCTCAGGGATAA